The Streptomyces sp. 11x1 genomic sequence CGTACACCCCGGCGTACAAATGTACAGATTCAGGTCACAAGTGGGCGACTTGCGCCTCCGGTGCATCGATCGACAGGTCGAGGCCCGGCGCCGGTGCCCGTGCTCTCGGTGCTGCGACGGTCCGCGCGCGTGAAGCCCTTGCTCCCGACGGGTGTGCGAGTGCGTCCAGCGGTGTGCGGGGCCCGCGGGCCCTTCGTCGACGTCGCGCCCGGTGCCGAGCGGCGGCCCGCGTCGCGGCGGGCGCGACGAGCAGCGGGTCGTCGCCCGTCTCGCCGCGGCGATGGCCGCGTCGGCGATCAAGCACAGGCGTCCTCCCCTTCCCGGCCGGGCACAGCGATCATCAGCAGCGTCACGTCGTCGTCATGGGCGGCCGTGTCCGGGATGAGCGTCCTGATCAGCCGGGCCGCGGCACGGTCGAGCTTCTCCGGGTCCGTGGGAACGCCCTTCGGCAGGGCTTCGAGGGCGTGGGTGAGCACGTCGATCTGGGCCTCGATGTCGGTGCCGGGCCGTTCGACCAGTCCGTCGGTGTAGAGCACGAGGGTGCTCCCCGGCAGCAGCGGCAGGGTCACCTCCGCGAACAGCACCTCGCCGTCGCTCGCGTCGTTGACGCCCAGCGGCACACCGACCGGTGCCGACAGCCGGTGGGCGGGCCCGTCGGGGGGCACGACGATGACGGGCAGGTGCCCGGCCGAGCACAGGGTGACCTCGTACGCGTCCTGGTCGATCACCAGGTAGGCGCAGGTGACGAGCTGGTCCGCCAGGTCGCCGACGAACGTGTCCAGCCCGGTCATGAGTCGGCTGGGCGAGGTGCCGGTGCGGGCCAGCGCGTGGGAGGCGGCACGCAGCTGTCCCATGACGGCCGCCGCCTCCAGGCCACGGCCCATCACGTCGCCGATGACGACGCCGGTGCGGCGCCCGCCGAGGGGGATGACGTCGAACCAGTCACCGCCGACGCCGGGGTCCTGGACGGAGGCCAGGTAGCGGTGGGCGCTGGGCAGGTACGGGAGGCGGGGCGGCTCGCCCATGAGGCTGTGCTGCAGGGTGTAGGCGATGTGTCGTAGCTGCTCGTAGCGTTCGGCGCGTTCGGCCTCGGCCCGTCTGCGTTCGGTGATGTCCCGTACGGTCAGGAACACGAGGGTCTCGTGCTCGGACCGGAGGCTGCTGACGCTCACCTCGACGGGGAACTCGCGGCCGTCGCCGTGCAGCCCGTACAGCTCCCTGTCCATGATCGTCGGCTTCGGGGCACGCAGGCGCAGGTAGGCGCCGAGGAGGGCGCCGTGCCGCCGGCGGAGAGGACGGGGCACCAGGTCGACGACCTCGGTCCCGACGAGGTCACCCGGCGCACGCCCGAACAGGCGTTCCACCTGCGTATTGGCCATGACGATGGTGCCGCGGCCGTCCGTGATCAGGGTGGCGTCGGGTGCGGATTCCAGCAGCGCGCGGAAGCGCCGGTGCGCCCGTTGGACCTCACGCTGAGCAGCGACCCGCTCGGTGATGTCGGTGACCACTCCGCACAGCGCGTAGGGCGTGCCGTTCGCATCGTTCAGCGGGAACAGGGAGGTGAGGACGTCCTGCGGACCACCGGGCAG encodes the following:
- a CDS encoding PAS domain S-box protein, giving the protein MTRERQAPGLPGARGAVQADGLPFRAPVLAAARAAARAAALTAALLGALSLAGWGVDVDALKSVLPGDPVSAKANTAVGVLALGLSLAVAATGPGRRRMVAARAAAALAALIGVLTIVEYTTGSGLGIDELLFTDDTAEAATGTPGRMAPNTAAGLTLGAVASLCASTARIPAWCSQIPGLAVGALGMLRLYGAAYAVPELERFGAYTGMALHTALALVLLGTAAFLARPDEGLAGLLTNAGTTGALGRWLVATVVVVPPLLGWSVLAGEDAGLFGARLGTALLVCGHVAVFTAGVFAALAVGRRVEVAHARAEWQVRQNALVQAFMDHTPALVFIKDVHGRFLAVNTTFVENTGLSREQVLGRLDKDVLPPDLARKARAADLAVLSDRAPVQREESITLPGGPQDVLTSLFPLNDANGTPYALCGVVTDITERVAAQREVQRAHRRFRALLESAPDATLITDGRGTIVMANTQVERLFGRAPGDLVGTEVVDLVPRPLRRRHGALLGAYLRLRAPKPTIMDRELYGLHGDGREFPVEVSVSSLRSEHETLVFLTVRDITERRRAEAERAERYEQLRHIAYTLQHSLMGEPPRLPYLPSAHRYLASVQDPGVGGDWFDVIPLGGRRTGVVIGDVMGRGLEAAAVMGQLRAASHALARTGTSPSRLMTGLDTFVGDLADQLVTCAYLVIDQDAYEVTLCSAGHLPVIVVPPDGPAHRLSAPVGVPLGVNDASDGEVLFAEVTLPLLPGSTLVLYTDGLVERPGTDIEAQIDVLTHALEALPKGVPTDPEKLDRAAARLIRTLIPDTAAHDDDVTLLMIAVPGREGEDACA